In one Solanum lycopersicum chromosome 11, SLM_r2.1 genomic region, the following are encoded:
- the LOC101260110 gene encoding protein BUNDLE SHEATH DEFECTIVE 2, chloroplastic produces MATILSHSSLYPFHSLSSSTTICSSLCPFTCCPSFPTKLEFPVLSTSCFSQFHQFFPFPTNHHHPILLFVGFDSPPLDTQTFLATISVLTAIALSLFLGLKGDPVPCDRCAGNGGTKCVFCNDGKMKKETGLVDCKVCKGAGLILCKKCAGSGYSKRL; encoded by the exons ATGGCAACAATACTCTCTCACTCATCACTCTATCCCTTCCATTCTCTCTCTTCTTCAACAACAATTTGTTCATCCTTATGCCCTTTTACTTGCTGTCCTTCTTTTCCAACAAAGCTTGAATTCCCAGTCTTGTCAACATCATGTTTTTCCCAATTTCACCAATTTTTCCCTTTCCCCACAAATCATCATCATCCCATTTTGCTCTTTGTTGGTTTTGATTCACCCCCTTTGGATACTCAAACTTTTCTTGCCACTATCAGTGTTTTAACTGCCATTGCTCTCTCCCTCTTTCTTGGCCTcaag GGAGATCCAGTTCCTTGTGATAGGTGTGCTGGGAATG GTGGGACAAAGTGCGTGTTTTGCAACGATGGTAAGATGAAGAAAGAAACAGGATTAGTAGACTGCAAAGTTTGCAAGGGTGCAG GATTAATACTCTGCAAGAAATGTGCTGGTTCTGGATACTCAAAAAGGCTATAA
- the LOC101260403 gene encoding carboxylesterase 15-like, with amino-acid sequence MEDNKYEVEECRGVLWVYSDGTILRLTKPSFEVPIHDDGSILWKDVVFQAMHDLQLRLYKPANPTSSAKLPVFYYIHGGGFCIGSRTWPNCQNYCFKLASELQAVVISPDYRLAPENRLPAAIEDGYAAVKWLRDQAVSDEPDTWLTDVADFSRVFISGDSAGGNIAHNLALRLKAGSAELDPVRVRGYVYLLPFFGGTIRTKFEAEGPKDAFLNIELIDRFWRLSIPIGSTTDHPLVNPFGPNSPNLEKIDLDPILVLVGGCDLLKDRAKDYANKLKNYGKNIEYVEFEGQQHGFFTINPNSESSKKLMLIIKKFIQDNSS; translated from the exons ATGGAGGATAATAAATATGAAGTTGAAGAATGTAGAGGTGTACTTTGGGTATATAGTGATGGAACTATACTTAGATTAACCAAGCCAAGTTTTGAAGTTCCTATACATGATGATGGCTCAATTCTTTGGAAAGATGTTGTGTTTCAAGCCATGCATGATCTTCAACTCCGGCTCTACAAGCCGGCTAACCCTACCTCATCGGCTAAGCTCCCCGTCTTCTACTACATTCACGGGGGTGGTTTTTGTATCGGCTCTCGTACGTGGCCTAACTGTCAGAACTACTGTTTCAAGCTAGCTTCCGAGCTCCAAGCCGTGGTTATCTCTCCTGACTATCGGCTTGCTCCTGAGAACCGGCTCCCAGCCGCTATTGAAGATGGTTACGCGGCTGTGAAATGGCTTCGGGACCAAGCCGTGTCTGACGAGCCGGACACGTGGCTTACGGATGTGGCCGACTTTAGCCGAGTTTTTATTTCGGGTGACTCGGCTGGTGGCAACATCGCGCATAATTTGGCACTACGACTTAAAGCCGGCTCAGCTGAGCTGGATCCAGTTCGAGTTAGGGGTTATGTTTATTTGCTTCCTTTTTTTGGAGGGACTATAAGGACAAAATTTGAAGCTGAGGGGCCTAAAGATGCTTTCTTAAACATTGAGCTTATTGACAG GTTTTGGAGGCTATCAATACCCATTGGATCAACCACTGACCATCCACTTGTGAACCCCTTTGGGCCTAACAGCccaaatttggaaaaaattgaTCTTGATCCAATTCTTGTGCTTGTTGGAGGATGTGATCTTCTTAAAGATAGAGCCAAAGATTATGCAAACAAATTGAAGAATtatggaaaaaatattgaatatgtgGAATTTGAAGGACAACAACATGGTTTTTTCACTATTAATCCTAATTCAGAATCTTCAAAGAAGTTAATGCTCATAATCAAGAAGTTCATTCAAGACAATTCTTCttaa